One window from the genome of Danaus plexippus chromosome 3 unlocalized genomic scaffold, MEX_DaPlex mxdp_30, whole genome shotgun sequence encodes:
- the LOC116767572 gene encoding LOW QUALITY PROTEIN: ATP-binding cassette sub-family C member 4-like (The sequence of the model RefSeq protein was modified relative to this genomic sequence to represent the inferred CDS: inserted 1 base in 1 codon), which produces MVSKPVSNEKNQKEKEEHKKKTRPGIVSRLLFFWTFSLFYNGNRRDLEDDDLVPARSIYDSKTVGDKLERKWLEEEAKAKASGRQASFAKVLFKTFFWSFIPGGIMQFLYVGLRTSTPLLFAELLSYWSVNSTMTQDRAAIFAGSMVLANLLSAFFNHHGNFYCQQFGMKLRIATSTLMFRKIMRMNNGSLGQTTAGKVVNILSNDLQRFDLAFLFLHYVWIIPLQLAAVIYLGYVQAGYASLIGLAALLLIALPIQGYLGQLVGKVRYRTAEKTDERIKVMSEVINGIQVIKMYAWEIPFQKVIGDKRKDELKEVKSATIIRTVFLGFMIFTERATIFVTILTYILLGNVLSANVIYPLQQFISAAQVNVTLILPLVLSFTAELFVSLRRVQEFLILDDRPDLVADITSPRQSKLFRDVNGSFKESKLSPVQPLSYHVTSDTRATNGVNGSIRRRYRRSLSQSNDTAVEIRDVSASWIADPNFLALKSISLRIRRGKLCAIIGAVGSGKSSILQLLLKELPAAVGSVSVFGDVSYACQEAWLFPSTVRENILFGLPYDKEKYRTVCKVCALEKDFKQFPYSDQTLVGERGVSLSGGQRARINLARAVYREADIYLLDDPLSAVDANVGRQLFDGCINGYLRGRTRILVTHQIHFLKAADYIIVLNEGGIENMGTFDELVSSGKEFAMLLSTLQEGKDKDSDSINSGKSDDKEKPALLRAISTNESEDIPQFEEQKMAAEEKQSGNLRWDVIYSYFTSGGNICFILFTIFMILLAAASSAGADYWVSFWSNQMAAFEEESGGAEMDPGLNVQVGPFTTGQYLIIHGAIIITCILLTHLRVVPLVRLCVSASQKLHDKMFSTLLRGIMRFFDTSSSGRILNRFTKDMGALDEILPRTLLDVLQIYSTLFFILVLNAIALYWTLIPSIVLLICFFFFVKLYLKTAQGVKRLEGTTKSPVFGLVTSSLSGIATIRSAGAQKRLIDNFDTHQDQHTSAWNCYLGGGCTFGFYLDAMCQIYLTVITFVFLYIDFGDLIAVGTVGLAVTQSNMLTAMLQHGARMLVEFLAQLTSVERVLEYTRIETEQNLFEGLQTVPSAWPNQGRIEFQNVYLKYAPDEAPVLKNLNITIESGWKVGIVGRTGAGKSSLISALFRFAYIDGKLVIDGIETSLVAKQNLRSKISIIPQEPVLFSASIRYNLDPFNIYSDEELWRALEQVDMKSAVPSLDFKVTEGGSNFSVGQRQLMCLARAVLRSNKILIMDEATANVDPQTDNFIQQTIRRQFSECTVLTIAHRLNTIMDSDKVLVMSSGEVAEFDHPYNLLSDPDSVFSSMVRETGKRIAKXLFEVAKESYFQMNVKENDR; this is translated from the exons atggtgtcAAAACCTGTAAGTAacgaaaaaaatcaaaaagaaaaagaagaacACAAAAAGAAAACTCGGCCTGGAATAGTTTCACGGTTACTATTCTTTTGGACATTTTCGTTATTTTACAATGGAAATCGACGTGACTTGGAAGATGATGACTTAGTGCCTGCGAGAAGTATATACGATTCAAAAACTGTTGGAGATAAACTGGAAAG AAAATGGTTAGAAGAAGAAGCGAAAGCAAAAGCATCCGGGCGTCAAGCTTCTTTTGCGAAGGTACTCTTCAAAACTTTCTTTTGGAGCTTCATCCCGGGGGGTATCATGCAGTTCTTGTACGTTGGTCTTag gACTAGTACTCCGTTGCTGTTCGCAGAGCTGCTAAGCTACTGGTCAGTAAACTCCACCATGACTCAGGATCGTGCTGCTATATTTGCCGGTAGCATGGTTTTAGCAAATTTATTGTCAGCATTCTTTAATCACCACGGGAACTTTTATTGTCAGCAATTCGGCATGAAATTAAGAATTGCTACAAGTACTTTAATGTTTAGAAag ATAATGCGTATGAACAATGGATCTTTAGGACAAACGACGGCCGGAAAAGTAGTGAATATACTTTCAAATGATCTGCAACGCTTCGATTTAGCCTTCCTCTTCCTCCATTATGTTTGGATCATACCTCTTCAACTTGCGGCCGTTATATATTTGGGATACGTACAGGCTGGTTACGCGTCACTCATCGGTCTTGCTGCATTATTACTAATAGCACTACCCATTCAAG GGTATCTAGGGCAACTGGTCGGAAAAGTTAGATATCGAACAGCTGAAAAAACGGACGAGAGAATCAAGGTTATGAGCGAAGTCATAAATGGAATACAG gttataaaaatgtacgcATGGGAGATACCATTCCAAAAAGTTATAGGCGATAAAAGGAAAGACGAGCTAAAGGAAGTCAAATCGGCCACAATAATCAGAACAGTGTTTCTTGGTTTCATGATTTTCACAGAGAGAGCTACTATATTTGTCACCATACTCACTTATATATTACTAGGAAATGTTCTTAGTGCTAACGTT ATTTACCCATTGCAACAGTTCATCAGCGCAGCGCAGGTTAATGTTACGCTGATACTGCCTCTAGTTCTGTCATTTACAGCTGAACTCTTTGTGTCTCTTCGTAGAGTACAAGAATTTTTGATACTAG ATGACCGACCAGATTTAGTAGCGGACATCACTAGTCCACGACAGTCCAAATTGTTCAGGGATGTCAATGGTAGCTTCAAGGAGTCAAAGCTTTCACCGGTTCAACCATTGTCATATCACGTCACTTCAGACACTCGCGCCACCAACGGTGTCAATG GTTCTATACGAAGGAGATACCGTAGAAGTCTTTCTCAATCTAACGATACGGCTGTTGAAATAAGAGATGTATCAGCTAGTTGGATAGCTGATCCCAACTTCCTTGCTCTGAAAAGTATTTCTTTAAGAATCCGCAGAGGAAAGCTGTGTGCAATCATAGGAGCTGTTGGATCtggaaaa TCGTCTATTTTACAACTGCTGCTCAAAGAATTGCCAGCGGCAGTTGGCAGCGTTTCGGTGTTTGGCGATGTTTCTTACGCCTGCCAAGAGGCGTGGCTCTTCCCTAGTACTGTTCGGGAAAATATTCTATTCGGTCTACCCTacgacaaagaaaaatataggaCG GTATGCAAAGTATGCGCTTTGGAGAAGGATTTTAAGCAGTTCCCTTACAGCGACCAAACTCTAGTAGGGGAGAGAGGGGTGTCGCTATCGGGGGGACAGCGCGCCCGAATCAATTTGGCACGAGCTGTATACAGAGaa GCTGATATTTACCTACTCGATGACCCTCTATCAGCAGTGGATGCAAATGTTGGACGCCAACTCTTCGATGGATGCATTAACGGATACTTAAGAGGACGCACCCGCATCTTAGTAACACATCAAATACATTTCTTGAAAGCCGCTGACTACATCATAGTTTTAAATGAG GGTGGTATTGAAAATATGGGTACATTTGATGAACTTGTTTCATCGGGTAAAGAATTTGCTATGTTGCTTTCCACGTTGCAAGAAGGTAAAGACAAGGATAGTGACAGCATTAATTCGGGG aAATCAGATGATAAAGAAAAACCAGCATTGTTAAGAGCGATATCAACAAATGAAAGCGAGGATATACCTCAGTTTGAAGAGCAGAAAATGGCAGCAGAAGAAAAACAGTCAGGAAATTTACGTTGGGACGTTATTTACTCTTACTTCACCTCTGGTggaaacatttgttttattctatttacaattttcatgATACTACTTGCGGCTGCGAGCTCAGCCGGTGCGGACTACTGGGTTAGTTTTTG GTCAAATCAAATGGCTGCATTCGAAGAGGAATCAGGCGGTGCGGAAATgg ATCCGGGACTAAACGTCCAAGTTGGCCCTTTTACGACAGGCCAATACCTAATTATTCATGGagctataattattacttgcATTTTGCTCACCCATCTCAGAGTTGTTCCTTTAGTTAGGCTGTGTGTGAGCGCATCGCAAAAACTGCACGACAAAATGTTCTCTACCTTACTGAGAGGAATCATGCGTTTCTTTGATACTAGCTCTTCAG gTCGTATCTTGAATAGATTTACAAAAGATATGGGAGCGTTAGACGAGATTCTGCCGCGCACGCTATTAGATGTGTTACAAATTTATAGcactttatttttcatattagtaCTAAACGCCATAGCCTTGTATTGGACACTTATACCTTCAATAGTTCTACTAATATGTTTCTTCTTCTTCGTTaagttgtatttgaaaacGGCACAAGGTGTCAAAAGGTTAGAGGGCACAA caaAGAGTCCTGTTTTCGGCTTGGTAACATCATCTCTTAGCGGAATTGCTACCATTCGATCAGCTGGTGCACAAAAGAGACTGATTGATAATTTTGACACTCACCag GATCAACACACATCAGCGTGGAATTGCTATTTAGGCGGTGGATGTACTTTTGGATTCTACTTGGACGCCATGtgtcaaatttatttgactgttatcacttttgtatttttatatatagattttg GTGACTTGATTGCTGTTGGTACCGTTGGTTTAGCAGTGACACAAAGCAATATGTTGACTGCTATGCTACAGCATGGCGCTCGTATGCTTGTAGAATTCCTCGCACAGCTGACTAGTGTTGAAAGAGTTTTGGAGTACACACGTATAGAAACAGAGCAGAATCTGTTCGAAGGAT TGCAAACAGTACCATCCGCATGGCCCAATCAGGGACGAATTGAATTCCAAAACGTTTACCTAAAGTATGCTCCTGATGAAGCACCTgttcttaaaaatttgaatattactaTAGAAAGTGGATGGAAG GTGGGTATCGTTGGAAGAACTGGAGCTGGTAAATCCTCACTGATTTCAGCCCTATTTAGGTTTGCCTACATCGATGGTAAACTAGTAATTGATGGAATCGAAACGTCTTTAGTAGCTAAACag aattTAAGATCCAAAATCTCAATAATTCCTCAAGAACCAGTTCTATTTTCTGCTAGTATCAGATACAACTTGGATCCTTTTAACATATACAGTGACGAAGAACTCTGGCGAGCTTTAGAACAG gttgACATGAAATCTGCCGTCCCATCCCTGGACTTTAAAGTAACAGAAGGAGGCTCTAACTTCTCAGTTGGTCAACGTCAGCTAATGTGTCTGGCCAGAGCAGTTTTAcgttcaaacaaaatattaattatggatGAAGCCACTGCTAATGTCGATCCCCA aaCCGACAATTTCATACAACAGACGATTCGTCGTCAATTTTCGGAGTGTACGGTGCTGACAATTGCCCATCGCCTCAATACGATTATGGACTCCGACAAAGTTTTAGTCATGAGCAGTGGGGAAGTTGCCGAGTTTGATCATCCCTACAACCTACTCTCGGATCCGGACAGTGTTTTTTCTTCCATGGTCAGAGAAACTGGGAAAAGAATAGCCA TTTTATTCGAAGTCGCCAAAGaaagttattttcaaatgaatGTCAAAGAAAATGATAGATGA